AGTCGCCGGCCCGTGCCATGGAAGCCACGCTCAAGCGCGTTCGCGCCGGTAAGGACACGATTTCCGTGACCGGCAACGTGCTGCGTGACTACCTGACCGACCTGTTCCCGATCCTGGAACTGGGCACCAGCGCCAAGATGCTGTCCATCGTGCCGCTGCTGGCCGGTGGCGGGCTGTACGAAACCGGTGCCGGTGGTTCCGCGCCCAAGCACGTGCAGCAGTTCGTGGAAGAAGGCCACCTGCGCTGGGATTCACTGGGTGAGTTCCTGGCCCTGGCCGTGTCGCTGCAGGAACTGGGCGAGCAGTCCGGTAACGCACAGGCCAAGGTGATTGGCGATGCGCTGAACCGCGCCAACAGCCGCTTCCTGGCCGAGAACCGTTCACCGTCCCGAAAGGTGGGTGAGCTCGACACGCGTGGCAGCCACTTCTACCTGGCCCTGTTCTGGGCCCGCGAGATGGCCGACCAGGCCGATGACGCGGCACTGGCCGAGCGCTTCAAGCCGCTGGCCGAGGCGCTGGAGGCCAACGAGGCCACCATCGTCGCGGAACTGAACGGCGCGCAGGGCAACGCCATCGAGATTGGCGGCTACTACTACCCGGATACGGCGAAAACCGCGTCGGCCATGCGCCCCAGCGCCACGCTGAACGGGTTGATCGACGCCTGATCCACGCTCGGCAAGGGACCTGCACGGCTGGTTTTTCGACCAGCCGTGCATCCGGTCCGACACCGTGAGTCCGCAATCGGCCTGACTCGCGGTAGGATAGGGGTATGTCACGGATATCCCATCCCACCATAAACAGGGTCCGGGCATGGCTCAGTATCCTGTTGGCCAGTGGCCTGCTGCAGGCGTGTGCGACCACGGCTGGGCCCGCTTCCGGAAAAGACCTCAACATGCCGCCCCCGGTACCGGACTCGTTGCGGCCACATTCCGCCATCACCGGCCCGTTTGGGCCGAAGCCAGCCATGCCGGCGCCGAACGAGTTGTTTGCCCTGACCGATGCCCAGGTGGACGAGTTCATGGCGTTCATGGACGGGCCGCAGGCGCGCCAGGTGCCCAGGCACCGCCGGCTTTACGATTTCATCGAAGCGTTCAGCCAGGACTTCAACTACCAGGATGACACCCTGGGCGCGGGATTGGCCATGACGACCGGTAGTGGCAATTGCCTTTCGCTGGCCATTCTGACGACCGCGCTGGCACGGGTCGCCGGTATCGAGATTGGCTACCAGCTGGTCAGCGACGCGCCGGTCTACGAGATGGACGGCCAGGTGATCCTGAAGGGCGTGCATGTGCGTAGCCAGTTGTATGACCCGGCCGAGATGACCCCGGGTGCGCTGGTGATTGCGAACCGTGCGCGCATCATCATCGACTACTTCCCCACCGGCCGTGAGCGTTTCGTTGCCAACCTGGACGAGCGCCAGTTTATCGCCATGTACTACCGCAACATCGCCGCCCAGGCGCTGGGCGACGACGACCTGGGCCGGGCCTACTGGTACGCGCACGAATCACTCCGCTACGCCCCGGACCACGAGGCGGCCATCAACACGCTGGCCGTTGCGCACCGCCGTATTGGTGACCCCATGCGCGCCGAGGAGCTCTACCTGTACGGCGTTGAGAATGCAGACAACAAACTGTCGCTGTTGAAGAACTACCGTGTGTTGCTGGCCTCCCAGGGGCGCGTAGCCGAAGCACGCCAGGTCGAGGCCCGGCTCAGCCGCATGGAAGACCCCAGCCCGTTCAACTGGCTACAACTGGCGCGCGATGCCAGCGACGAGGGCCAGTTTGATGACGCGGTGCGTTTCTACAACCGCGCGCTCGAGTTGGCGCCCTACATGCACGAGGGCTACGCTGGTATGGCGCAGGCGCATTACGCAGCTGGCGAAGTCGAGCAGGCGCGCCAGGCCATGGACGAGGCCATCCGCCGCACCATGCGCGTCAGCACGCGCGAGGCCTACGAGGGCAAGCTGGCGGCGCTGAAAGCGAAATCCGACCTGCTTTAGTCACGAAAACCGCACTAGAATGGGCTGGCGGCCGCCTGGGCCGCGTGAGGGAGGCTCAAATCATGAAAGCATACGCGGCAGAGTTCGTTGGCACGTTCTGGCTGGTCCTGGGTGGTTGCGGTAGCGCGGTACTCGCCGCGGCATTTCCCGAGTTGGGGATCGGGTTCATGGGCGTTGCACTGGCGTTTGGCCTGACCGTGCTGACCATGGCGTTCGCTATCGGCCACATTTCCGGCTGTCACCTGAACCCGGCGGTGTCGTTCGGCCTTTGGGCCGGTGGACGTTTCCCGGCGAAAAAACTGGCGCCCTACATCATCGCCCAGGTGCTGGGCGGTATCGTCGCCGGCGGCGTGCTGTATGTCATCGCCACCGGCCAGGCCGGTTTCGACGTGGCCGCCAGCGGCTTTGCGACTAACGGTTACGGCGAGCACTCGCCCGGTGGCTACAGCATGCTCGCGGCGCTGGTCTGCGAAGTGGTCATGACCATGATGTTCATCGTCGTCATCCTGGGTGCGACCGACAAGCGCGCGCCGGCCGGCTTTGCCCCCATCGCCATCGGCCTGTGCCTGACCCTGATCCACCTGATCAGCATTCCGGTCACCAACACATCGGTCAACCCGGCGCGCAGCACCGGTGTCGCGTTGTATGTCGGCGACTGGGCCCTGGGGCAGCTGTGGCTGTTCTGGCTGGCGCCCATCGTCGGCGCGCTGTTGGGTGCGGTGATTTACAAGTTTATCGGTGGAAACAACGACTGAACCCGGCCGTGAATGATTGGCTATAGCCAGTTGGGTTGGCTGGCTATAGCCATTCTGGCAATTCGGCTATAGCCAGTTTGGCAAATTGGCTATAGCCGAATGTGCTCGAATTGGGGGGCGTTGATACGAATCGCCGCCGCGTTACGTATAAGGGTGTAACCGGGCAGTGTGGGTTGCGTTCATCGTTTGTTAAGATGTCGTACATCCGCTGTGTACTTTTTGCATCAACATGTTTTAGTATGTTGCGGGTTCATGGCATCTTTTCCATGACACTCTGAACGGGGGAACAGTCTAGGATCGAGTACGCACCTTGATCCAAGTGGCTGTTTTCAGGGGCCGACAGGGACGGTCGGCGACAACGACAGGAGGTACACGGCGGGACGCCGCGTGCTTCCGAAAATAAATAGGGGAGACCTCATGCGGTTTCTGTCGAAGTACGCGGCCCACCAGAATGGCCGTGAATCCGTCGCGCGCACGCGCCCGTCTTTAACTGTATTCCAACGAACCGGCTTGCTGGCATTGGCCATTGCAATGTCCTGGTCTGGCCTTGCCCAGGCACAGATTCTGCCGGTTGTCAGCCGAAACAACTTTGTCTGTCCGGGTAACTTCCCGGGCGCGAGTTTTGGCTGTACCTCCAATGACATCAGCATTGCCTCCACCACGGTCGACAGTGGTGAAACCATGTGCATGGAAGGCGACAGCATTTCCGTGACCGTGGCCATGCAGCTGGAGCAAAACGGTAGCAGCCGTTATGACGCCCTGGTCTGGATCGGTCAGTCCGGCAACGACCCCAGGGTTGCGGTTCCATTGGATGGCAGCAACCAACCGACCGGCGAAGCCTGTTTCGTCTCGACATTGCCGGGATTTGAGGTCGGCAATGCCGGGTTTATCGACCTGGAAAACGGCGCAGACGCATGTAACGACTCGGCCAACGCCAACACGCCCATTGACCAGATCGTTGGACCCATCACGGTGACCTGCGCGGACTCCGACAACGATGGCCAGCTCGATCTGCAAGGCCTGATCACCTGGCAGAACAACTCGGGGCAGGCCAACTGTGGCGACCCCGGTGCGGATCCGCTGACGCCGCATCCGGATACCGGTTTCAGTCTGATCCCCAACTCGAACAACCCCAAGTGCCGTTTCGGTACGGTCAATGTGCCGGTGGAAGTGCGTAATGCCAGCCTGACCATCGTCAAGCAGTACACGCCGGGCGGACAGGACTTCACCTTTAACCTGTCCCCGTCGATTGACGGCACGGCTTCTTTCATTCTGACGCCCACCGGTGGCAACACCGATGAGCAGTCCTTCACGCTGGCCGTGCCGGATGGCGGCACCGGCGTGCAGATTACCGAGAACACCGTCATCCTGCCGAACGGCATCGTGCTGGACAGCGCGACCTGTGACAGTGGCAAGGGTGACCCGCGCAATGGCATTACCCTGAACCCGGGTGATGATGTGACCTGTACCTTCGTTAACACGGTGCAGGGCTCCGTTGACATCAACAAGACCGCATCGCCGACGTCCGTTAACGCGGCCGATACCCCGGTGACCTACACCTTCACCCTGACGAACGACGGTCCCGTGCAGTTGACCAACGTTGGCGTGACCGACCCGCTGCCCAACCTGGGCCCGATCAGCTGTGGCAACACCAGCATCAACAACGCGCCGTTCACCAATGGCGCGGGCACGCTGGACCCGGGCGAGAGTGTCGCCTGTACGGCCACCTACGTGTTCTCCCAGGACGACATGAATGCCGGTGGCAACCTGGTCAATACGGCCACGGTGTCCGGCAGCTACCCGGGTGGCACGGCAATGGATAGCGATGGCGCCTCGGTGGCGGCCATCCAGAACCCGTCGTTGCTGCTGCGCAAGGCCGCGTTGAACGAGGCGCTGGTGTCCACCGACTCCTACAGCTTCGTCGGCGAGGTGATTACCTACACCTATGACGTCACCAACACCGGTAATGTCAGCCTGCCGGGCCCGGTGACCGTGGTCGATAACCAGACCGCCGCCAACCAGCCGGCGCCGGTTTGCCCGGCCGTGACGACCGTGGGCAACAACGATGGCAACCTGGATCCGCAGGAAACCATCCAGTGCTCCACCACGCGAACGATTACGCAGGCCGACCTGAACGCCGGCCAGATTCTTAACCTGGCCACGGCCAGCGCCGGTGGAACGGACTCCAACCAGGACTTCGCCACCATCGACGCACAGCAGTCCCGCACCCTGGGCCTGCAGAAGATGGCCAACCCGACCCAGTACAACATGGTCGGTGACATCATCAGCTACAGCTTTACGGTAACCAACACGGGTAACGTTTCCCTGGCTGGTCCGGTGACGGTTAATGATGACCAGGAAACGGTCACCTGCCCGGCCGTCACGACCGTGGGTAACAACGACGCCAACCTGGATCCGGGTGAATCCGTGGTCTGTACCGCTTCGCGGACGATCGACCAGGCGGACATCAATGCCGGTTCGGTCACCAACGTGGCAACGGCAGCCGCCGATGGCGTGAACTCGGGCCAGGCCCAGGCCACCGTCACGGCCAACCAGAATGCTTCACTGGCGCTGTCCAAGTCGGCCAACCCGACCACGTACGCGGCAAACGGCGACCAGATTGTCTACACCTACCAGGTGCAGAATGACGGCAACGTGTCGCTGCCGGGTCCGATCACTGTTTCGGATGACCAGACGGCGGGCAACCAGCCGGCGCCGACCTGCCCCGATGTCAGCACGGTGGGCAATAACGATGGCAACCTGGATCCGGGTGAAGCGATCAGCTGTACTGCGACGCGAACCATCAGCGATGCCGACCTGGGTGTGGACTCCATCACCAATGTCGCAAATGCAAGCGCGGGCCAGACCATGTCGAACAACTCGCAGGCGACGATCAACAACATCCAGAACCTGGAGTTGGTGCTCGACAAGTCTGCCGACGTGGCAACCTACAACGCCGTGGGCAACGTGATCACCTACAGCTACCTGGTCACGAACCAGGGCAACGCGCCGATCAGCAACATCTCGCTGAATGATGACCAGCTGGGCGCCATTTCCTGCCCGATGGGTACGCTGGGCGCTGGTGCCTCCATGACCTGTGAGGCCACGGAGACGATTGATCAGATGCATCTCGATGATGGCTCAATCACCAACATTGCACAGGCGTCAGGCCTGGGTGATGGCCAGGAAGGCGAAGTGCTTTCCAACGAGGACACGGTCACCGTCAACGCCGTCCAGCGCCGCACCATCAGCCTGGACAAGATCGGTGCACCGACCACGTACTCGGCGGTGGGTGACATCATCACCTACGACTACACCGTCACCAACACGGGCAACGTGACCCTGAACGGCCCGCTGGTTGTCGTCGATGACCAGATCGCCATGGTGACCTGCCCCGACGTGATGGAGTTCGCTCCGGGTGCGTCCGTGGTCTGCCAGGCGACGGATACCGTGACCCAGGAAGATATCGACAACGGCTCGATCATCAACCAGGCCACGGCGACCATCGACGGTGTCAGCTCCAATGCCTCGACCTTCACGGTCACCGCCGTCCAGAACCGAAGCATGTCCCTGGACAAGACGGTCATGCCGACAACGTACTCCCAGGTTGGAGACGTGCTGGCGTACACCTTCGTGGTGACCAACACGGGTAACACCACGGTGACGGGCATCAGCATCGACGATCCCTTGATCACGGATGCGACGTGCCCGCTGACCGAGTTGGCACCCACCGAGTCCATGAACTGCACCGGCAGCCTGACCGTCGAGCAGTCACATATTGATGACGGCAACGTGCTGAACGTGGCCCGAGCCAACGGTGACAGTGACACCCAATCGAACCAGGCCGATGCCAACGCGACGGTCGAACGCGGTAGCCTGTCCGTGGTCAAGGTGGCCAACGGTACCGACCAGGCCTTCCAGTTCACCAGCGCAACCCTGGGTGATTTCGAAATCACCACGACGGATGGCGCGGGTAGCCAGGTGTTCCCGAACATTGTCGCGGGCGACTACGACATCGCGGAAACGGTGCCGGAAGGCTGGAACCTGGACAGCGCCACCTGTGACAACGGCGACGATCCGGCCAGCATCACGCTGGGTAACAACGAGACGGTAGTGTGTACCTTCGAGAACTCTGAGCCGACGTTGACCGCCACGGTGCTCACCGAGCAGTGCATCTCGGATACCCCCTGGGTTGATTACGCCCTGGGTGCCGAGAACTTCGAGCCTGGTGCGAACCCGGTCACGATCCGCTGGTACAAGGAAGACGGCAGCAACGAGCTGGTCGAAGAACTGACCGGCCAGCCGCTCAGCGGCCGCCTGCTGTGGCCCGGTACCGTCGTTGACCAGAATGACATCGCTATCGACTGGCCTGGATGGGAGTTGGTGAACGGTGTGTGGGTACAGATCGATGACGGCCTGCGTCCGACCATGCGCGTCGAGTTCGAGGTCAACCCGACGGTCGACGCGATCGTGAGCTACCCGCCGGCCACGCCGTTCTGTGCGGCCGAGCCGCCGCCGCCGGCACCGCCGCCGCCGCCGGCGCGTCCGGCAGTACCGGTCCCGGTCGACCAGCCGCTGGCCCTGCTGCTGATGCTGCTGTCGGTCCTGGGTGTGGCCTGGTACACGCAGCGAGGCCGCCTGTAACGCAAGGGGATGAGAGGGCCGGGCCCGCAAGGGTCCGGCTCGTTTCTCCAGCCTGACAGGCTACTTTGATCAGAAAGAGAACCGGCGCCGATGCGCCGGTTTTTTTATGGCTGGGGTTTGCTGCCGAAGCAGGGCAGCACGTCGCGTTCGAAGTAGGGGGGCTGGTTGACCCAGAACATGATGTCGACGTTAAGGAAGTCGGCGGCGAAGGCGTGCAGTAGCGGCACCAGGCTGCCGGCGGGTTCATTTGCGGCGACTTCGCGCCCGGTCACGCCGGCATAGTTGCCGTCCTGCACGGCGATGCCCAGCGGCACGCTGTATTCATCCTCGTGCATCATTGCGAGTGCATGGTTGAGCTGGCCCCGCCGCGTCACCATCAGGTCCGGTGCGCCCAGGCCGACGCCGATGGCCTGGCCGTGTTCGTAGATGGATTCCAGGTAGCCCTCGTCCTCCCACGGTAGCCATTCACCGGGCATGAAGTTGGCGTATTGCATGGTCATGGAGACATCAAAGGCGGAACCCAGTGCCGACATATTGGTCTTCAGCGCCTGGGCGTAGGCCTCGGGCGTGAAATCGCCGGATGAGACCTGGCTGACACCGATGGCGGACTCCTGCAGGTTGATGCCGGCGATAGTCCCGTCGAAGGCCCCCGCCAGGGCTTCCAGCAGGGCCGCAAAACGGGCCTGGACGGCCGGGTTCCAGCGCTTGACGACCCAGCCCTCGGTATCCCCTTCATCGGTGTACTGTGGCACCGCACCACCGGCGAACTCGTCGCTGAGCAGGTAGTCGGGCGCGGGCTGGTATGGGTCAAAGAATGTCGCGTCCTGAAGTTGGATCCACAGGGATTTTCCATGGCTCGCCAGGTAGTCAATATCTGCATGGATGCGACTGAAATCGTACTGGTCGCGCTCTGGCTCCAGGTCGCGCCACAGGTACATGACCTGGGCGCCGGCGAAGCGCGGGTGCTGCAGCAGCGGGTGGCCCCGCAGGCTGTCACGGTCGCGCGCGAAATAGACGAAATGGCGGATGCCGTCGTCCGGCAGCGGGCATTCGGCCTGCTGGTACCGGGTCCAGGCGTCGGCGTAGCGGTCGGCGGGGTTCTGCCAATGGGCATCGTTGCCGGCCGCGCACTGGGCATACAGGGCGATGGCCGCCGGGAGCAGGCACGGTTTGAACAGGGTCATGCGCCGAGTTTAGCGCATGGGTTAGGATGCCATTTCCCTTTTGTTCGCCACTCGCCGGAGAACCAGCGCTGGATACTTCATTTCCCCCGGGACGCCGTTCCCGCAAATGGGCCTGGGCCCTGGCCGTGGTGGGCTGCCTGGCCGTCAACGCGAAGGTGCTCGCGCAAGAGTCGGTCACCTGGTACATCAACCTGGATGTGATTGATGGCACCGGCGCGCCCTTGCGGGAAGACATGGCCCTGCGCGTCGAGGCTGGCAGGATGACGGACCTGCTGCCAATGGCGGAGTGGGTGCCCCCGGTCGACCCAGGTATCGAGGTGTACGACGCCGAAGGGCGTTACGCCATACCCGGCCTGGTCGATACCCACGTCCACCTGGCCACGGTGCCGGAACAGGACGACGCAGCGGCGGCGTTACGGCGGCAGCTCTACGGCGGCATCACTGCAGCCAGGGACATGGCCGGTGACGTCCGGGTACTGGCGGGCATCGCCCGGGACACACGCCTGGATCGGATGACCGGCCCGGATGTGTACTACTCGGCCCTGATGGCAGGGGAGAGCTTCTTCCAGGACCCACGCCCGGCATCCTCGGCGCGCGGCGCAGTCGCGGGCCAGGTGCCATGGATGCAGACGATCGATGCCGAGACAGACATGCCGCTCGCCGTGGCCATGGCCCGCGGCACCTGGGCCACGGGCATCAAGGTCTACGCCAACCTGCCCGCTGAACGGGTCGCGGCGATCACTGCCGAGGCGCACCGGCAGGGTATTTCGGTGTGGGCGCACTCGACCGTGTTTCCGGCGTCACCGGCGGAGGTGGTGGATGCCGGTGTCGATGTTATTTCCCATGTCTGCCGGCTTGTGTTCGAAACCACGGCAGCCGTCCCTGAGACCTACCACCACGACAGCATCCCGGACTACGCGGGCACCGACCCCGCCGACCCCCGGATCCTGGCCGTTTTCGATGCCATGCGCGAGCAGGGTACGGTCCTTGATGCGACGTTGGGCCTGTACGGTCGTATCGAGGCCCGGTACCGCGACAACCAGGCCGATGCCGCCAAGCCATTCGACGGCTGTCCCCCGCGGTTTGCCGCGGCGCTGGTGGCCCAGGCCGTGTCGCATGGCGTGACGGTGTCGACCGGCTCGGATTTCGTCAATCCTCCGGAGGACGAATGGCCGGCCCTCCATGATGAACTGCGTGCACTAGCCGGCGAAGCGGGCATGACGCCACTGGCGCTGATCCAGGCGGCCACGCAGGTTGGCGCCCGTGTACTGGGCATCGACGGCGTGACGGGCACGCTGGAGCCGGGCAAGCGGGCCGATTTTGTGCTGCTGGGCAAGAACCCACTCGACGATATCACCCATATTGACAGCATCGAGATGACGGTCAAGCACGGCCGCCGCTATCCAAGATCTGAATACCTCGAACTCGACCAGGAGCAACCATGAACGCACTGACACGCAGGCAATGGCTTGCCGGCTCGGCCGCACTGCCCGTCGCACTCGGCTACGGGCTGGCACCGATGACGGCGCTGGCGGACCCGGGTGTAAACGACGTTCTGCCCATGGTGTTCAACGCCCTGGGCGGGATCAGCAACCCCAACCTCCGGCTGCTGGCGCAGGAGGGCGAAGCGGCGGTCGGCCGCAGCGGCACTCGCCTGGATGCCCGCGCGCTGGCCGACCTGCGTTCCTCCGGCACGACCGCGGTCAATATCACCCTGGGCTACGTGTTCGGTGACGAGGACCCCTTCGAGTACTCGGTGGCCGAGATTGCGCGCTGGAACCGCAACATCCAGGCCCACCCGGACCAGTTGCTGAAGGTCCGGTCAGCCAGTGACATCCGCACTGCGAAGGAGAGTGGCCGAACGGGCGTGATTTATGGCTTCCAGAACACCGAGATGCTGGGTACCGACGCGGGCCGTGTGGCGACCTTCGCGGGGCTGGGTACGCGGGTCGTGCAGCTGACTTACAACGGCGCCAACGCGGTGGGTGCGGGCTCTATGGTGCCCGAAAACACGGGGCTCACGCCGTTCGGTCACGATGTCGTTGCCGAACTGAACGCCAACCGTGTGCTGGTGGACCTGGGCCACAGCGGCGAAGCCACCTGCCTGGATGCGATCGCCGCGTCGACCGCGCCAATCTGCATCAGCCACACGGGTTGTCGCGCGCTCGCCGACCTGCCGCGCAACAAGACCGACCAGGAACTTCGTGGCGTTGCCCAGGGTGGCGGTGTGGTGGGGATTTATTTCATGCCGTTCCTGGCCGAAGACAGCTTTCCCGGTGCGGTCGACGTGGTCCGGCATATCGTCCATGCCATCAACGTCTGTGGCGAGGACCATGTGGGCATCGGTACCGATGGGGGTACCACGCAGATCGATGACATGCCGGCCTATCACAAGTTGATCGACGACGAGATTGCCCGGCGCAAGGCGGCGGGTATCGGTGCGAGGGGAGAAAAGCCCGGCGTGGTGCCCTTCATTCCGGACCTGCAGGGGCCGGACCA
This sequence is a window from Marinihelvus fidelis. Protein-coding genes within it:
- a CDS encoding tetratricopeptide repeat protein; this encodes MPPPVPDSLRPHSAITGPFGPKPAMPAPNELFALTDAQVDEFMAFMDGPQARQVPRHRRLYDFIEAFSQDFNYQDDTLGAGLAMTTGSGNCLSLAILTTALARVAGIEIGYQLVSDAPVYEMDGQVILKGVHVRSQLYDPAEMTPGALVIANRARIIIDYFPTGRERFVANLDERQFIAMYYRNIAAQALGDDDLGRAYWYAHESLRYAPDHEAAINTLAVAHRRIGDPMRAEELYLYGVENADNKLSLLKNYRVLLASQGRVAEARQVEARLSRMEDPSPFNWLQLARDASDEGQFDDAVRFYNRALELAPYMHEGYAGMAQAHYAAGEVEQARQAMDEAIRRTMRVSTREAYEGKLAALKAKSDLL
- the aqpZ gene encoding aquaporin Z, producing MREAQIMKAYAAEFVGTFWLVLGGCGSAVLAAAFPELGIGFMGVALAFGLTVLTMAFAIGHISGCHLNPAVSFGLWAGGRFPAKKLAPYIIAQVLGGIVAGGVLYVIATGQAGFDVAASGFATNGYGEHSPGGYSMLAALVCEVVMTMMFIVVILGATDKRAPAGFAPIAIGLCLTLIHLISIPVTNTSVNPARSTGVALYVGDWALGQLWLFWLAPIVGALLGAVIYKFIGGNND
- a CDS encoding beta strand repeat-containing protein; its protein translation is MSWSGLAQAQILPVVSRNNFVCPGNFPGASFGCTSNDISIASTTVDSGETMCMEGDSISVTVAMQLEQNGSSRYDALVWIGQSGNDPRVAVPLDGSNQPTGEACFVSTLPGFEVGNAGFIDLENGADACNDSANANTPIDQIVGPITVTCADSDNDGQLDLQGLITWQNNSGQANCGDPGADPLTPHPDTGFSLIPNSNNPKCRFGTVNVPVEVRNASLTIVKQYTPGGQDFTFNLSPSIDGTASFILTPTGGNTDEQSFTLAVPDGGTGVQITENTVILPNGIVLDSATCDSGKGDPRNGITLNPGDDVTCTFVNTVQGSVDINKTASPTSVNAADTPVTYTFTLTNDGPVQLTNVGVTDPLPNLGPISCGNTSINNAPFTNGAGTLDPGESVACTATYVFSQDDMNAGGNLVNTATVSGSYPGGTAMDSDGASVAAIQNPSLLLRKAALNEALVSTDSYSFVGEVITYTYDVTNTGNVSLPGPVTVVDNQTAANQPAPVCPAVTTVGNNDGNLDPQETIQCSTTRTITQADLNAGQILNLATASAGGTDSNQDFATIDAQQSRTLGLQKMANPTQYNMVGDIISYSFTVTNTGNVSLAGPVTVNDDQETVTCPAVTTVGNNDANLDPGESVVCTASRTIDQADINAGSVTNVATAAADGVNSGQAQATVTANQNASLALSKSANPTTYAANGDQIVYTYQVQNDGNVSLPGPITVSDDQTAGNQPAPTCPDVSTVGNNDGNLDPGEAISCTATRTISDADLGVDSITNVANASAGQTMSNNSQATINNIQNLELVLDKSADVATYNAVGNVITYSYLVTNQGNAPISNISLNDDQLGAISCPMGTLGAGASMTCEATETIDQMHLDDGSITNIAQASGLGDGQEGEVLSNEDTVTVNAVQRRTISLDKIGAPTTYSAVGDIITYDYTVTNTGNVTLNGPLVVVDDQIAMVTCPDVMEFAPGASVVCQATDTVTQEDIDNGSIINQATATIDGVSSNASTFTVTAVQNRSMSLDKTVMPTTYSQVGDVLAYTFVVTNTGNTTVTGISIDDPLITDATCPLTELAPTESMNCTGSLTVEQSHIDDGNVLNVARANGDSDTQSNQADANATVERGSLSVVKVANGTDQAFQFTSATLGDFEITTTDGAGSQVFPNIVAGDYDIAETVPEGWNLDSATCDNGDDPASITLGNNETVVCTFENSEPTLTATVLTEQCISDTPWVDYALGAENFEPGANPVTIRWYKEDGSNELVEELTGQPLSGRLLWPGTVVDQNDIAIDWPGWELVNGVWVQIDDGLRPTMRVEFEVNPTVDAIVSYPPATPFCAAEPPPPAPPPPPARPAVPVPVDQPLALLLMLLSVLGVAWYTQRGRL
- a CDS encoding amidohydrolase family protein; its protein translation is MVGCLAVNAKVLAQESVTWYINLDVIDGTGAPLREDMALRVEAGRMTDLLPMAEWVPPVDPGIEVYDAEGRYAIPGLVDTHVHLATVPEQDDAAAALRRQLYGGITAARDMAGDVRVLAGIARDTRLDRMTGPDVYYSALMAGESFFQDPRPASSARGAVAGQVPWMQTIDAETDMPLAVAMARGTWATGIKVYANLPAERVAAITAEAHRQGISVWAHSTVFPASPAEVVDAGVDVISHVCRLVFETTAAVPETYHHDSIPDYAGTDPADPRILAVFDAMREQGTVLDATLGLYGRIEARYRDNQADAAKPFDGCPPRFAAALVAQAVSHGVTVSTGSDFVNPPEDEWPALHDELRALAGEAGMTPLALIQAATQVGARVLGIDGVTGTLEPGKRADFVLLGKNPLDDITHIDSIEMTVKHGRRYPRSEYLELDQEQP
- a CDS encoding dipeptidase, which encodes MNALTRRQWLAGSAALPVALGYGLAPMTALADPGVNDVLPMVFNALGGISNPNLRLLAQEGEAAVGRSGTRLDARALADLRSSGTTAVNITLGYVFGDEDPFEYSVAEIARWNRNIQAHPDQLLKVRSASDIRTAKESGRTGVIYGFQNTEMLGTDAGRVATFAGLGTRVVQLTYNGANAVGAGSMVPENTGLTPFGHDVVAELNANRVLVDLGHSGEATCLDAIAASTAPICISHTGCRALADLPRNKTDQELRGVAQGGGVVGIYFMPFLAEDSFPGAVDVVRHIVHAINVCGEDHVGIGTDGGTTQIDDMPAYHKLIDDEIARRKAAGIGARGEKPGVVPFIPDLQGPDQFRKLATLMADAGLSSRVIEKVLGLNFLRLVEDVWGQ